GGCCGATTGAACTATGCCGGGCTTCTCGTTCGCCAAACCGACGGCACCGGCCGAGGACGACTGATTCACCTGCGTACAACCAGCCACAAAGCACAGCACGGCCACAGATGCAAACCATGGTAAAATCGGAGGGGTACCATACGGGTGTTTCGCCACTGCAGATCACTCCATCGTCAGATTGCGGTTGTGAGCTTCGATTTGCCCAATCCCGCCCGGACATCGATTACTGTGCTAACATTCGCAATGCGGTGGAGAAATATGCCTGATGAGATGCCTGATGAGATGCCGGGATCGATCGCTGACTGGCTGGCAAGATGTTTGGATGGCTGGCTCGGAAAGCGCACGTCTGATTCCAACCCGCAGCGTCGTTACCAATGCCGTGATCTGAATGGCATGAATCGCACGTCATGATATGGATGGACTGACTTTGAAGGCATGAATCGAAGGGAGAATCGACGTGAATCAAACGGACGTGGATTTCGAGCGGATTCAACATTTGCAGGACGGAGCCTATTGGCGGCATATCCACATGTACATCATTGAAGTTTCGGAGGAACGGGCGGTTGTCCGGATGGACATCGAGCCAGAAGTCCTGCAGATTTACGGCAACGTGCACGGCGGCGTCTTAGCGTCGCTGATTGACTCATCCATGTCGGTCATGCTGCACACGACGTTGGAGGGAACCGAGCAGCCGGTCACCAGCCAGATGAACGTGTATTATTTGCAGGCGGCTCGGGGGGAACGGGCGTATCTCGACGCAGTGGCCACGCTGATCAAGCGCGGCGGTCGCCTTGCCGTGTGCCGGGCCGACGTGTACGACGACGAGGGCACACTTGTCGCCTATGGAACGGGAGAGTTTTATATCCGGCGCCCGCCGCGGAGCGAAGGAACCGGCGACGGGGCGACGGCGAAGAGTGGGGCGGCAGGGACGGGGCCGACAGGGACGGGGCCGACAGGGACGGGGACGACAGGGACGGGGACGACAGGGACGGGGACGACAGGGACGGGGACGACAGGGACGGGCGAATAAGGCGGGAAAGGTGCCTTCGTGGGTGGCCTGGGCTCGGACGGCCCGCTTGTATACAAACCAGCCTCCCCGCTAGGGAACGAAACACGCCCTGTCTCGGCGACGAGGAGGGGAGCGGCCGGCTGATAGGGCACGAAAGGTGCCCTATCGGGTGCATGTCGAGTCCGATAGGGAAGGAAAGGTACCTTCGTGGGTGGCCCGGCCCTAGATCAGTCTCCCCGATAGGGAGTGAAACACGCCCTGTCTCGGTGGCGAGGAGGGGAGCGGCCGGCTGATAGGGCACGAAAGGTGCCCTATCGGGTGCATGTCGAATCCGATAGGGAAGGAAAGGTACCTTCGTGGGTGGCCTGGCCCTAGACCAGCCTCCTCGCTAGGGAGTGAAACACGCCCTACCTCAGTGGCGAGGAGGGGAGCGGCCGGCTGATAGGGCACGAAAGGTGCCCTATCGGGTGCATGTCACCCGCGATAGGGCAGAAAAGGTGCCCTCGTGGGTGGCCCGGCCCCCAATCGACCCGGCCCCCAATCGACCCGGCCCCCAATCGACCCGGCCCCCAACTGGCCCGGCCCCCAAAATCAGCCCCCCGGCCCCAATCGACCCCAAACCCCGTGTCAGGCGTGGATCTTCTCGCGGCCATGCAGCGGCTGCGCGTTGCGCTGTGCGCGGGCAGCCAACAGCTCGGCGACAATGGAGATCGCGACTTCATCAATCGTTTCGGCGCCGATATCCAATCCGACTGGCGCGTGAATTGGGCCGTCCTCCATCGCGGCTCCGAGGTTGCTCAGCATCTCCTGGGTGCGCGACAGCGGCCCCAGGACGCCGATCCACTTCGGCTGTGCAGACAGCGCCAAGCGCAGTGCGTGTTCATCCCGCAGCTGCAGGTGGTTCATGATGACCCACCAACTATGGGTGAGTTCGGCCGGGTCGGCGTGTTCCGGTTCCACCACGAGGTGTTCTGCGCCGGGGAAGCGATTGTCTCCGTTGAACTCCGCGCGGGGGTCGAGCACCGTAACGCGGAAACCGGCTTTGGCCGCCAAGGCGGCGACGGGTACCGCATCATGGCCCGCACCGCAGACGATGAGCCGCTCATTAGGCCGCATCGTATCCACGTAAAACCGGTGTCCGTCGATCTCGACCACTTCAGCGCGGGTGCGACTGCCAATGCCCGCCGTCAACCGTTCGATCACGGCTGCCGGCAGCGTCTCCACCTCACCCGCAATTGGGCGCTCGTCCTCAAACAGCACCCGCCGGCCTGTCGGCAGCTCCAGCGCCACAGAAACGGCCTGTTCGCGCTGAACCGCGGCGCGGACCGCTGACCAGAACGGGTCATCCGGGTGGACGGGGAAAATGGCAACCTCCATCGTTCCCTTGCATCCAATCCCCAGCGACCACAGTTCGTTTTCGCTCAAGTCGTAGTGAACGAGCCTTGGCTGATCCTCTTCCATCGCTTGAACCGCCCACCCGTATAAGTCAGACTCCAGACACCCGCCGGACAGGGTCCCCAGCATCTTCCCTTGTTCAGACATCATCATTTTCGCGCCCGGCAGACGATAGGCTGAGCCCTTGACCCAGGTGATGGTGAGCAGGGCCGTTCGCTCGCCCTCGTGCCACGAGGATTCCATCTTGCTGAACAGTTGCCGGATCTCGTCAATGCGAGACATCTTCCTCATCTCCTCGACAGGCTTCCATGGTGCAATGAAACCCCTAACAATGCCTTTCCTTCGTTCTCTACCAATATTATCAGATATGTCGATCGACTCGTGCAGTTGGACGCAATCTCTTGTTGAAGAATGCAAGACTTTATGAGATGCTTGGAATCAGATACAGGCGAACGGAACAACAAATTCACATAGACAAAATATGATTCGGAAGCGGTTTCTTCTCAGGGAACATCGAACAACGACGTGACTTCGACGCTTTTGGGGGAGGGCGTTCATCATGGATCGTCTGGAAACATTGATCGAAAGATCCATGGAATGGACACGCGTGAGTCGGGGGAATGAGCTGCCAGCACTCATTTCGCCGCTGCTGCAGGAATTGTTCGGAGTCGATGGCGGCTTTTATCTGTTTATGCATCAACTTTCAGATTCGCCCGGTGTGCTTGTCCACGGCCCGTTTGGCGTGAATGAAAACCACGGCGATATTCTGCAGACGGAAGTGGCGCGTGGCAAGTGGTTTTCGCGGCTTCCCCATGTCGTTCCCCTGGAGCGCTGGCTGCCTGCCCGCGAGTTTCCGCCGGAGTGGGCAAGCTTTTCGCGCAGAATCGGTGTGTCGTACGTCGGCGTGTGGCCGATTCAGCTGCGGGAGCGAGTGGCCGGTGCGGTGATTTTGGCGAAGCGGGACAAGCCAGCCGATGTCGTTCTCGAGAGCCGGCTCATACGCCTGTTCGTCATGCAGGTATCGCTCGTGCTGGGGTTGATCATCGATCGACGGGAGGCAGAAATCACAAGTTCCATCGACCCTTTGACGAATTTGTCCAATCGCCGGGGCTTCATGGAGCGCTGGTTCACGTGGCACCAAAACCACCGCACCTCCCGGTCGACCATTGCCATTGGCATCCTCGACGTCGACGGTTTCAAACAAATCAACGACCAGCGGGGTCACTGGATTGGTGACCAAGTGTTGCAGACGATTGGACGGGACCTCAAAGCTGTTGTCGGCCTGGACGGACTGTGCGCGCGGTGGGGCGGAGACGAGTTTGTGTTCTGCCTTGCTCAGCCGAAGGACCCGGACGTGTTGACGCAGGAGTTGTCCAGGCGTCTGTGCGAAGGGCTGCCGACGGTTTCGTTTGGGATCGCGATTCTCGACCGCGACGGCACTGATTTTGATGGTTGTCTGGTGAAAGCCGACCAACGGATGTACGAAGCCAAGTCAGCCAAGGCCGCCAGGCTCGGGGAAGAGGAGAACGCGGTGCCCCTCGACCCCGGCGCAGCCGTGATGGCCGCCGATCACAAAGTGCGCCGCACAAGGCGCGACCTGCGGCAGTAGTCCGTCAGCAGTCCATGGCAGCAGCACACCGCACACCGGAGTCGTACGGAAGTCGCAAACGGGCGCAAGCGTCCCGCTACATCCCGATGTAGCGGGCGTACAGGCTCCGGGCCTGCGCAGCGTCCTCAATCCCGTGCAGCAGCGCGCGTCCATCTGCGAACAGCGTGATTTGAAAGGCGCCGAAGTCGCACCGAAGCAAGGACGACGAATGGGTCACCGTGCCGAGCGATGCGAGACGTTGTGCCATGCGGTCGAGCGGGACCTGCAGCGGCGTCTCGGGCCGCACCTGGATGGTCTGCCGGCCGCACAGCGATACGGTCATGCCGTCCGAGCGGGCACGCAGTGCACGAAACTCGCGCTGACCGCAGCACGGACAATCCGCTTGCGGCTCGCCGAGCTGCATGGACACGAACTCGTTGCGCCAGACATCCACATGGGTCATGCTTTGACTCAGCGCATTGATATTCCCGGAGAGATACTTCAGCGTCTCCGCCGTCTGGAGGGACGCGATGATGGAAACGACAGGGGCGATGACCCCCACGGTGTCACAGGTATCGTGGCCGCCGCCAGGTTCCGACCCAAACAGGCACACGAGACAAGGCGTTTGCCCGGGCTGCAGAAACGCGGTGGTGCCGTAGGAACTGACGGCGCCGCCGTAAGCCCACGGGATGTCGTGCTTGACCGCCACATCATTGATGAGGTGCCGGACTTGCAGGTTATCTGTGCCATCGAGAATGGCATCGACGTCGGACAACAACCGCTCGGCGTTGCGCCAAGTGACGTCTTCCATCGCGATGTCGATGTCCACATCGTGGTTTGCCTGGCGCAGTTTGTCGGCCGCGGCTTCGGCCTTCGCGCGGCCTGCCAGCGCGTCTGCCTCGTCGTATAACGACTGCCGCTGGAGGTTGGAAGGTTCGACGATGTCTCGATCGATGAGCCGCACAAACCCCACGCCCGCGCGTACCATCTGCGTGGCGAGGACGGTGCCGAGGGCGCCCAGCCCGACGATGGCGATGCGCGACTGGCGTAAGCGTTGCTGTCCGTCAGGTCCGATCGGACGAAACAGGATTTGGCGGGAGTAGCGGTCAGTCAGGGCATCGGGATGCGGCATGCGGGGCCCCCCTTTTTTGTACGTTTGTTCTCATCATACAACAACGACACAAGCGGCAGGCACGGGGATGAAAATCGGTGTCAAAACGTATTATCATGTGGGTAGAACGGCATTACACGACATCTCATTTGGGAGGGACGATGGAATGGCCAACAAGAAAGTGCTGATTGTCACAGGAGATGCGGTCGAGGCGCTCGAGATCTACTATCCCTACTATCGACTGTTGGAGGAAAACGTGGAGGCGGTCATCGCGGCGCCCAGCGAGAAAACCCTGCACACGGTCGTACACGACTTTACCGATTGGGACACCTACACGGAGAAGCCAGGCTACTTGATTCAAGCGCACACCTCGTTCGACAAAGTCAATCCTGCAGACTATGACGGGCTCATCATTCCGGGAGGCCGTGCGCCGGAGTACATTCGCCTGAATCCAGCGCTCGGTCCGATCGTCCGCCACTTCTTCGTCGAGAACAAACCAGTTGGCGCCATTTGCCACGCGGCGCAAGTCCTTGAGATTGTCCGAGATGTCCTGCAGGGCCGTTCGATGACGGCCTACGTCGCCTGCCGGCCGACTGTGGAGTCGATTGGCTGCACCTACGTGACGGACACGCTGCACGTCGACGGCAACCTGGTTTCTGGACACGCGTGGCCGGATTTGCCGGGCTTCATGCGCGAGTTCCTGAAGCTGTTGAATCGGTAAGCGAACCTTACCCGGGAGATCACCAGTGAACCTCCAGGGACCATTACAGCGAGCATGAAAAAGCCGGCCTTCACCGCAATGCTGCGGGAGGGCCGGTTTTCACATCACGGTGGTCAGAACCGGCTGCGCCGCGCGGGACGGGTTCACTTGCAGGTTCATGGCCTCCATCACGTTCGAGAACAACTGCATGGTGGTGACGGGCCCCACGCCGCCAGGTGTTGGAGACAGGGCCGCCACATGGCCCATCACGTGTGGTGAGACGTCGCCGATTACGCCGTGATCGGCAGTTTCGTTGATGCCCGCATCGACGATGACGAGGTTTGGATGGACCATGTCCGGGGTAATCAGCCCAGCCTTGCCCACTGCGACAAAGGCGAAATCCGCAGCCGCAAGGTGCGGTCTCAAGTCCGGCGTGCCTGCATGGCACACGGTCACCGTCGCGTTTTCGCGAATCAGCTGGTGAAACAGGGGCATCCCAACGGTCTTGCCAAAGCCGATCAGGGCGGCGTGCTTGCCCGACAGCGTGTGGCCGTAGTGCTTGACCAAACGGATGCACGCGGTCGGCGTGGCCGGGTACAGTCCGCGTGCCCCGGTCAGGTTGGCCATTCGGTTCGCCGCCACCAGCCCATCGACATCTTTCTCCGGCGCGATGGACTCCACCACGCGCTCGGTCGACATGTGGCCGGGCAGGGGCAGCTCCAGCATGATGGCGTGGACGTCCGCGTCTCGATTGAAGTCCTCAATGGTCCGAATCAGTGTTTGCTCTGAGGTATCCGCGGGCAGCCGGACGAGTTCAAACGAAATGCCCAGCTTTGCGGCCGCGCGCTGCTTGGCGCGGGCGTAGCAGGCCGAGGCGGCATCGCCTTCGACCAGGATGGCCGCCACACTGGGCTGGTGTCCGAGCGCCTGCCAGTGTGCAATGTCATCAAGGAGGGCCCGCCGCATTTGGGCCGCCAACGGTTGGCCCGACAACAACTGTGTCATGAAGGTCGCTCCTTTCCGCAAATCATTTCCGCACATAAATAGAGTCCGCCCAGGAATCCCGTAGAGGATGCCCAGGCGGACGGCAAAGGAAAACGGTCGCACTCCCTCGTGGTTCGTTCCACTTTTCCGCCAGTCGTGCGATCGGTATGTGTTCAATTGACAATCGTCATTGTACAGGGAACGTCACGCAGAATCAAGGTGCATGGACGATTTTCCGCAGCGCTTGACTCGCCGCCGCAGGGTCGTCCGCCTGCATAACGGCGGACACAACCGCCAACCCGTTTGCCCCCGCTGCCAGTACCTGCGGTGCGTTGTCCAGCGTGATCCCGCCGATGGCCACGACGGGCACGCGCCGGCCCGGGGCAGCCTCCGGTCGCGCGTCCG
Above is a genomic segment from Alicyclobacillus cycloheptanicus containing:
- a CDS encoding PaaI family thioesterase; this translates as MNQTDVDFERIQHLQDGAYWRHIHMYIIEVSEERAVVRMDIEPEVLQIYGNVHGGVLASLIDSSMSVMLHTTLEGTEQPVTSQMNVYYLQAARGERAYLDAVATLIKRGGRLAVCRADVYDDEGTLVAYGTGEFYIRRPPRSEGTGDGATAKSGAAGTGPTGTGPTGTGTTGTGTTGTGTTGTGTTGTGE
- a CDS encoding XdhC family protein → MSRIDEIRQLFSKMESSWHEGERTALLTITWVKGSAYRLPGAKMMMSEQGKMLGTLSGGCLESDLYGWAVQAMEEDQPRLVHYDLSENELWSLGIGCKGTMEVAIFPVHPDDPFWSAVRAAVQREQAVSVALELPTGRRVLFEDERPIAGEVETLPAAVIERLTAGIGSRTRAEVVEIDGHRFYVDTMRPNERLIVCGAGHDAVPVAALAAKAGFRVTVLDPRAEFNGDNRFPGAEHLVVEPEHADPAELTHSWWVIMNHLQLRDEHALRLALSAQPKWIGVLGPLSRTQEMLSNLGAAMEDGPIHAPVGLDIGAETIDEVAISIVAELLAARAQRNAQPLHGREKIHA
- a CDS encoding diguanylate cyclase domain-containing protein gives rise to the protein MSRGNELPALISPLLQELFGVDGGFYLFMHQLSDSPGVLVHGPFGVNENHGDILQTEVARGKWFSRLPHVVPLERWLPAREFPPEWASFSRRIGVSYVGVWPIQLRERVAGAVILAKRDKPADVVLESRLIRLFVMQVSLVLGLIIDRREAEITSSIDPLTNLSNRRGFMERWFTWHQNHRTSRSTIAIGILDVDGFKQINDQRGHWIGDQVLQTIGRDLKAVVGLDGLCARWGGDEFVFCLAQPKDPDVLTQELSRRLCEGLPTVSFGIAILDRDGTDFDGCLVKADQRMYEAKSAKAARLGEEENAVPLDPGAAVMAADHKVRRTRRDLRQ
- a CDS encoding ThiF family adenylyltransferase, producing the protein MPHPDALTDRYSRQILFRPIGPDGQQRLRQSRIAIVGLGALGTVLATQMVRAGVGFVRLIDRDIVEPSNLQRQSLYDEADALAGRAKAEAAADKLRQANHDVDIDIAMEDVTWRNAERLLSDVDAILDGTDNLQVRHLINDVAVKHDIPWAYGGAVSSYGTTAFLQPGQTPCLVCLFGSEPGGGHDTCDTVGVIAPVVSIIASLQTAETLKYLSGNINALSQSMTHVDVWRNEFVSMQLGEPQADCPCCGQREFRALRARSDGMTVSLCGRQTIQVRPETPLQVPLDRMAQRLASLGTVTHSSSLLRCDFGAFQITLFADGRALLHGIEDAAQARSLYARYIGM
- a CDS encoding DJ-1/PfpI family protein is translated as MANKKVLIVTGDAVEALEIYYPYYRLLEENVEAVIAAPSEKTLHTVVHDFTDWDTYTEKPGYLIQAHTSFDKVNPADYDGLIIPGGRAPEYIRLNPALGPIVRHFFVENKPVGAICHAAQVLEIVRDVLQGRSMTAYVACRPTVESIGCTYVTDTLHVDGNLVSGHAWPDLPGFMREFLKLLNR
- a CDS encoding bifunctional 5,10-methylenetetrahydrofolate dehydrogenase/5,10-methenyltetrahydrofolate cyclohydrolase, with translation MTQLLSGQPLAAQMRRALLDDIAHWQALGHQPSVAAILVEGDAASACYARAKQRAAAKLGISFELVRLPADTSEQTLIRTIEDFNRDADVHAIMLELPLPGHMSTERVVESIAPEKDVDGLVAANRMANLTGARGLYPATPTACIRLVKHYGHTLSGKHAALIGFGKTVGMPLFHQLIRENATVTVCHAGTPDLRPHLAAADFAFVAVGKAGLITPDMVHPNLVIVDAGINETADHGVIGDVSPHVMGHVAALSPTPGGVGPVTTMQLFSNVMEAMNLQVNPSRAAQPVLTTVM